In Maritimibacter sp. DP1N21-5, a genomic segment contains:
- the galE gene encoding UDP-glucose 4-epimerase GalE yields MSKTILLTGGAGYIGSHTYVELKSAGYDVVIIDNFSNARPDVIDRLAQITDAPVTWHKGDVLDKAFLAKVFAQHAVDAVIHFAAKKAVGESVEKPLDYFETNCTGFSNILMAMQAAGVFNVVFSSTATVYGEPLSLPYTEDHRIAPVSPYAQSKVTCETLLRQLKDSDPRWNYGVLRYFNPAGAHDSALIGEDPNDIPNNLMPYIAKVATGELPHLNVFGDDYDTPDGTGVRDYIHVVDLARGHVQSVGKLLDDQDTHILNLGTGTGYSVFDMLRSYEKACGTTLPFKIGPRRAGDIDCFYADPASARDYLGFEATRGLDEMCQSSWNWVSRVRNS; encoded by the coding sequence ATGTCCAAGACCATTCTTCTCACCGGTGGCGCCGGCTACATCGGGTCGCATACCTATGTCGAACTGAAGTCCGCCGGATATGACGTCGTCATCATCGACAACTTCTCCAACGCGCGTCCTGATGTGATCGACCGGCTGGCCCAGATCACCGATGCGCCGGTTACGTGGCACAAGGGCGACGTGCTGGACAAAGCCTTTCTGGCCAAGGTCTTCGCACAGCACGCCGTTGACGCGGTCATCCACTTCGCCGCGAAGAAAGCGGTCGGGGAATCGGTGGAGAAACCGCTCGACTATTTCGAAACGAATTGCACCGGGTTCTCCAACATCCTGATGGCGATGCAGGCAGCCGGGGTCTTCAACGTGGTCTTCTCCTCCACCGCCACAGTTTATGGCGAGCCCCTGTCCCTGCCCTATACCGAAGACCATCGGATCGCGCCGGTGTCACCCTATGCGCAGTCCAAGGTGACCTGTGAAACCCTGCTGCGGCAACTCAAGGACAGCGACCCGCGCTGGAACTATGGCGTTCTGCGGTATTTCAACCCGGCCGGTGCGCATGACTCTGCCCTGATCGGCGAAGATCCCAACGACATTCCGAACAACCTGATGCCCTATATCGCCAAGGTCGCCACCGGAGAGCTACCACATCTGAACGTCTTCGGGGACGACTACGACACGCCGGACGGCACCGGCGTTCGCGATTACATCCACGTGGTCGATCTGGCGCGCGGGCACGTGCAATCCGTGGGCAAGCTTCTGGACGATCAGGACACCCATATCCTCAACCTCGGCACTGGAACCGGTTACTCGGTCTTCGACATGCTCAGAAGCTATGAAAAGGCCTGCGGCACGACGCTTCCTTTCAAGATCGGCCCAAGGCGGGCGGGGGATATCGACTGTTTCTATGCCGATCCGGCGTCGGCACGAGACTACCTTGGCTTCGAGGCGACCCGTGGTCTCGACGAGATGTGCCAAAGCTCCTGGAACTGGGTCAGTCGCGTCCGCAATTCCTAG
- the mutS gene encoding DNA mismatch repair protein MutS: protein MMAQYLDLKAGYPDALLFYRMGDFYELFFDDAVAAAQSLDIALTKRGKHLGEDIPMCGVPVHAAEGYLLTLIRKGHRVAVCEQMEDPAEAKKRGSKSVVHRDVVRLVTPGTLTEDSLLDARRHNFLAAYCEVRSDSALAWVDISTGAFRVMQLGQGKLGPELARIAPREVIVADGFDADLDERITDAGAALTPLGRAAFDSTNAEKRLGDLFQVATLDAFGTFGRAEVGAMGALVEYLDITQKGKLPLLRPPVQEQALAAMQIDAATRRNLELTHALSGGRDGSLLATMDRTVTAGGGRLLERRVSSPSRTLSVIHDRLAAVEHLVADARLRDNLRTLLRNVPDIDRALSRLALDRGGPRDLAAIRDGLGAAREISEKLPPTVPDLLHRAAQALVGHEALIELLDRALIAEPPLLTRDGGFIAEGHDPDLDQARKLRDQGRGVIAGMQADFIEATGISSLKIKHNNVLGYFIETTATHAEKMLSPPLSETFIHRQTTANQVRFTTVELSELETRILNAGNHALEIEKRLYDGLKRSILEHHAKLGDAARALAEVDLAAALAEVAVVENWCKPDVSDSRDFLVTNGRHPVVERSLRAQGGASFVANDCHLSDGAEGAHIWLLTGPNMAGKSTFLRQNALIALLAQAGSYVPADEARIGVVSQLFSRVGAADDLARGRSTFMVEMVETAAILNQADDRALIILDEIGRGTATYDGLSIAWATLEHLHDVNRARALFATHYHEMTQLAGKLHGVDNATIAVKEWEGDVVFLHEVRKGAADRSYGVQVAKLAGLPASVIDRARIVLDALEKGEREGGNQKAIIDDLPLFAVSPAPAAPKSAGPSPLKEKLAGIHPDELSPREALDLIYQLKKLSDP, encoded by the coding sequence ATGATGGCGCAGTATCTCGACCTGAAGGCGGGATATCCCGACGCGCTCCTCTTCTATCGCATGGGCGACTTCTACGAGCTTTTCTTCGACGATGCCGTCGCGGCGGCGCAGTCTCTCGACATTGCCCTGACCAAGCGGGGAAAACACCTGGGCGAAGACATTCCGATGTGCGGCGTGCCGGTGCATGCCGCCGAAGGATACCTCCTGACCCTGATCCGCAAGGGCCACCGCGTCGCCGTCTGCGAACAGATGGAGGACCCCGCCGAGGCAAAAAAACGCGGCTCGAAATCGGTCGTGCACCGCGACGTGGTGCGGCTCGTCACGCCCGGCACCCTGACCGAGGACTCGCTGCTTGACGCCCGCCGGCACAACTTCCTCGCGGCCTATTGCGAGGTACGGTCGGACTCTGCGCTGGCCTGGGTCGACATCTCCACCGGCGCCTTCCGTGTCATGCAGCTGGGCCAGGGAAAACTGGGACCGGAACTTGCCCGCATCGCACCGCGCGAAGTCATTGTCGCGGACGGCTTTGATGCCGATCTGGACGAACGGATTACCGACGCGGGCGCGGCGCTTACACCTCTTGGCCGCGCCGCCTTCGACAGCACCAATGCCGAGAAACGGCTTGGCGACTTGTTCCAGGTTGCCACACTGGACGCGTTCGGGACCTTCGGGCGTGCGGAAGTCGGCGCCATGGGGGCGCTGGTCGAATACCTCGACATCACGCAGAAGGGCAAACTACCCCTCCTGCGCCCTCCGGTGCAGGAACAGGCTCTTGCCGCGATGCAGATCGACGCGGCGACCCGGCGCAATCTTGAACTTACCCACGCGCTTTCAGGCGGTCGCGACGGCTCGCTTCTGGCGACGATGGACAGGACCGTGACCGCGGGCGGCGGACGCCTGTTGGAGCGGCGGGTCTCCTCCCCCTCCCGGACACTGTCCGTGATCCACGACAGGCTCGCCGCCGTTGAGCATCTGGTCGCCGACGCCCGGCTGCGGGACAACCTTCGCACCCTTTTGCGCAATGTTCCGGACATTGACCGCGCCCTGTCCCGGTTGGCCCTCGACCGGGGCGGTCCTCGTGACCTCGCTGCGATCCGGGACGGGCTTGGCGCCGCGCGGGAGATCTCGGAGAAGCTCCCTCCGACTGTGCCGGACCTTCTGCACCGCGCAGCACAGGCACTGGTCGGGCATGAGGCGCTGATCGAGCTTCTTGACCGTGCCTTGATCGCGGAACCGCCCCTTCTGACCCGGGATGGCGGCTTCATCGCCGAAGGGCACGACCCAGACCTTGATCAGGCACGCAAATTGCGTGATCAGGGTCGCGGCGTGATCGCTGGAATGCAGGCGGATTTCATCGAGGCGACGGGAATCTCATCCCTGAAGATCAAGCACAACAACGTGCTGGGCTATTTCATCGAAACCACAGCGACCCACGCCGAGAAAATGCTCTCCCCGCCGCTGTCGGAAACCTTCATCCACCGGCAGACCACCGCCAACCAGGTGCGCTTCACGACGGTGGAACTGTCGGAGCTGGAAACCCGTATTCTGAACGCCGGGAACCACGCGCTCGAGATCGAAAAACGTCTCTATGATGGCCTGAAACGCAGTATCCTTGAGCATCACGCGAAGCTTGGCGATGCCGCGCGCGCCCTTGCCGAGGTAGATCTGGCGGCGGCACTCGCCGAAGTCGCAGTCGTCGAGAACTGGTGCAAACCGGACGTCAGCGACAGCCGCGACTTCCTCGTGACGAACGGCCGCCATCCCGTGGTGGAGCGCAGCCTGCGCGCGCAGGGCGGGGCCAGCTTCGTGGCAAACGACTGCCACCTGTCGGACGGTGCCGAGGGCGCGCATATCTGGCTCCTCACAGGACCAAACATGGCCGGGAAATCGACTTTCCTCCGCCAGAACGCCCTGATCGCCCTTCTCGCCCAAGCCGGAAGTTACGTGCCCGCCGACGAGGCGCGCATCGGGGTCGTCTCCCAGCTTTTCTCCCGCGTTGGCGCGGCTGACGATCTGGCCCGGGGGCGATCCACCTTCATGGTCGAAATGGTCGAAACCGCCGCGATCCTCAATCAGGCCGACGATCGCGCCTTGATCATTTTGGACGAAATCGGGCGCGGCACGGCGACCTATGACGGGCTGTCCATCGCCTGGGCGACCCTCGAACATCTCCACGACGTCAACCGCGCACGCGCCCTTTTCGCGACGCATTATCACGAGATGACCCAGCTCGCCGGCAAGCTTCACGGCGTGGACAACGCGACGATTGCCGTCAAGGAATGGGAAGGCGACGTCGTCTTCCTGCACGAGGTCCGCAAAGGCGCGGCGGACCGGTCCTACGGGGTGCAGGTCGCGAAACTGGCCGGACTGCCCGCTTCGGTGATCGACCGGGCGCGTATCGTTCTGGATGCGCTGGAAAAAGGAGAGCGCGAGGGTGGAAACCAGAAGGCGATCATCGACGATCTGCCGCTCTTTGCCGTGTCACCGGCCCCCGCCGCACCGAAGTCTGCCGGTCCGTCACCCCTCAAGGAAAAGCTCGCCGGAATTCATCCCGACGAGCTCTCTCCGCGCGAGGCGCTTGACCTCATCTATCAGCTCAAAAAGCTGTCCGATCCGTAA
- a CDS encoding nucleotide exchange factor GrpE, with translation MADAKKQPLDDIEAAIEEIMGDQGKSAQPEPDLAPEVEAAPEMATEAEVDIVAELTTERDLLRDKWMRALADAENARKRSERDRREAENYGGSKLARDMLPVYDNMKRALDAIDDELRGKASGLVEGIELTMRSLLGIFEKHGIRVLAPEVGDKFDPEEHEAMFEAPVPGTTKGAIIQVMAEGFMIHDRLLRPAQVGVSSNPG, from the coding sequence ATGGCGGACGCAAAGAAACAACCATTGGACGATATCGAAGCGGCAATCGAAGAGATCATGGGTGATCAAGGCAAATCGGCCCAGCCGGAGCCCGATCTGGCGCCCGAAGTCGAAGCGGCGCCCGAAATGGCGACCGAAGCCGAGGTGGACATCGTTGCCGAACTGACGACCGAACGCGACCTGCTTCGCGACAAGTGGATGCGCGCGCTGGCGGATGCCGAGAATGCGCGCAAGCGGTCGGAGCGGGATCGTCGGGAAGCCGAGAACTACGGTGGCTCGAAGCTCGCCCGCGACATGCTGCCGGTTTACGACAACATGAAGCGCGCGCTCGATGCCATTGACGATGAGCTTCGCGGCAAAGCCTCGGGGCTGGTCGAGGGGATCGAGCTGACGATGCGGTCGCTTCTGGGGATTTTCGAGAAACACGGGATTCGGGTGCTTGCACCGGAAGTGGGTGACAAGTTCGATCCCGAAGAACATGAAGCGATGTTCGAGGCCCCGGTTCCCGGAACGACCAAGGGCGCGATCATTCAGGTCATGGCCGAAGGCTTCATGATCCATGACCGGCTCCTGCGCCCGGCCCAGGTCGGCGTGTCGTCCAATCCGGGCTGA
- the hrcA gene encoding heat-inducible transcriptional repressor HrcA translates to MAQGSTGYDALNDRSREVFRRLVESYLETGDPVGSRTLTRTLSEKVSAATIRNVMQDLEFMGLLDSPHVSAGRIPTQQGLRMFVDGFLEVGELTDNDRDKIDATLGANDQDVGALLNNVGRALSGITAGASLVLTPKHEAPIKHIEFVALGADRALTVLVFADGQVENRLFTPPPGQTPSSMREAANFLNALAEGRTLGELRRVIVEEIEKRRRELDQLATALVESGLAVWDGQGGGTDRLIVRGQANLLQGQGDEADLERIRSLFDDLERKRDIAEFLELAEDGEGVRIFIGSENKLFSLSGSSLVVSPYMNADRKIVGAVGVIGPTRLNYGRIVPIVDYTAQLVGRLISDRG, encoded by the coding sequence ATGGCCCAAGGGTCGACAGGATATGACGCATTGAACGACCGCTCGCGCGAAGTGTTTCGGCGGCTTGTCGAGTCGTATCTGGAAACCGGAGACCCGGTCGGGTCCCGGACGCTGACCCGCACCCTGTCCGAAAAGGTCTCGGCCGCGACGATCCGCAACGTGATGCAGGACCTCGAGTTCATGGGGCTTCTCGACAGCCCGCATGTGTCGGCCGGCCGTATTCCGACGCAACAGGGGCTTCGCATGTTCGTCGACGGCTTTCTCGAGGTGGGGGAACTGACCGATAACGACCGGGACAAGATCGACGCCACCCTCGGGGCAAATGATCAGGATGTCGGCGCGCTTCTGAACAACGTGGGCCGGGCCTTGTCGGGCATCACGGCGGGAGCGAGCCTTGTCCTGACGCCTAAGCACGAGGCGCCGATCAAGCATATCGAATTCGTGGCGCTCGGGGCCGATCGCGCCCTGACCGTGCTCGTTTTTGCAGACGGTCAGGTCGAGAACCGGCTGTTCACGCCGCCGCCGGGACAAACGCCAAGTTCGATGCGGGAGGCCGCGAATTTCCTCAATGCCCTGGCCGAAGGGCGCACGCTGGGCGAGCTGCGCCGTGTCATCGTCGAAGAGATCGAAAAGCGGCGGCGGGAGCTTGACCAGCTTGCGACCGCGCTCGTGGAAAGCGGGCTTGCCGTCTGGGATGGCCAGGGCGGCGGGACCGACCGGCTTATCGTGCGGGGTCAGGCGAATCTCCTGCAGGGGCAGGGGGACGAAGCCGATCTGGAGCGGATCCGGAGCCTCTTCGACGACCTCGAACGAAAACGTGATATCGCGGAATTCCTCGAACTGGCCGAGGATGGCGAGGGCGTGCGCATTTTCATCGGCTCGGAGAACAAACTTTTCTCACTTTCCGGTTCCTCTCTGGTGGTTTCTCCATATATGAACGCTGACCGAAAGATTGTCGGCGCGGTTGGGGTTATCGGACCTACGCGGCTCAACTATGGGCGGATCGTGCCGATCGTGGATTACACAGCGCAACTGGTCGGACGGCTGATATCTGACAGGGGCTAA
- the rph gene encoding ribonuclease PH — protein sequence MRPSGRNVDQMRSISIETGVTKHAEGSCLIKIGDTHVLCTASLEERVPPFLRNTGMGWVTAEYGMLPRSTSSRMRREATSGKQGGRTVEIQRLIGRSLRAGVDRQALGERQITVDCDVLQADGGTRCAAITGGWVALRLAVNKLMKSGDIRTDPLIDPVAAVSCGVYAGQAVLDLDYPEDSEAGVDGNFVMTGTGRLIEVQMSAEGSTFSRAQMDDLMGLAEKGVLDLVAAQKAAVA from the coding sequence ATGCGCCCGTCAGGCCGGAATGTAGATCAAATGCGTTCGATTTCAATTGAAACAGGGGTCACGAAACACGCGGAAGGGTCCTGTCTAATCAAGATCGGCGACACCCATGTCCTTTGCACTGCCTCGCTGGAGGAACGGGTGCCGCCGTTTCTGCGCAACACCGGCATGGGGTGGGTCACGGCAGAATACGGCATGCTGCCCCGTTCGACCTCGTCCCGCATGCGGCGCGAAGCGACGAGCGGTAAACAAGGCGGAAGAACTGTGGAAATTCAAAGGCTTATCGGGCGGTCCCTGCGCGCCGGCGTGGATCGCCAAGCCTTGGGCGAACGGCAGATCACGGTCGACTGTGATGTCCTTCAGGCCGACGGTGGCACACGCTGTGCGGCGATCACCGGCGGCTGGGTCGCGCTGCGTCTTGCCGTGAACAAGCTGATGAAGTCCGGCGATATCCGCACCGATCCGCTGATCGATCCCGTCGCCGCAGTCTCCTGCGGTGTCTACGCCGGTCAGGCGGTGCTTGATCTCGACTATCCCGAGGACTCGGAAGCGGGCGTTGATGGCAATTTCGTCATGACCGGCACCGGACGTCTCATCGAAGTGCAGATGTCGGCTGAAGGGTCAACCTTCTCCCGCGCCCAGATGGACGACCTCATGGGCCTTGCCGAGAAAGGCGTTCTGGACCTCGTCGCCGCGCAGAAGGCGGCCGTCGCCTGA
- the rdgB gene encoding RdgB/HAM1 family non-canonical purine NTP pyrophosphatase produces MRRFTGDKLVIASHNKGKLREIAALLEPFGVTVVSAGDLGLPEPAETEDTFAGNARIKAHFAAKESGLPALSDDSGLMVDALDGAPGVYTADWAETPVGRDFPMAMQKTWSLLEEKNAPEPRTASFNCTLCLAWPDGHDEIFDGQVPGRLTWPMRGEQGFGYDPMFIPEGFDVTFGEMDPTRKHDMSHRAVAFAKLVEGCFG; encoded by the coding sequence ATGCGCCGGTTCACGGGCGACAAGCTGGTCATCGCCAGCCACAACAAGGGCAAGCTGCGCGAGATTGCCGCGTTGCTTGAACCCTTTGGCGTGACAGTCGTCTCGGCCGGCGATCTTGGCCTGCCCGAACCCGCCGAGACCGAGGATACCTTTGCCGGCAACGCCCGCATCAAGGCGCATTTTGCCGCCAAGGAATCGGGCCTCCCCGCACTCTCTGACGACAGCGGACTGATGGTCGATGCGCTGGACGGCGCGCCCGGCGTCTATACCGCCGACTGGGCCGAAACGCCGGTAGGCCGCGATTTCCCGATGGCGATGCAAAAGACATGGTCGCTGCTCGAGGAAAAGAACGCGCCCGAACCGCGGACCGCGTCGTTCAACTGCACGCTCTGTCTCGCCTGGCCCGATGGCCATGACGAGATCTTTGACGGTCAGGTCCCCGGCCGCCTCACCTGGCCGATGCGCGGCGAACAGGGCTTCGGTTACGACCCGATGTTCATCCCGGAGGGGTTCGACGTGACCTTTGGAGAAATGGACCCAACCAGGAAGCATGACATGAGTCACCGTGCCGTCGCCTTCGCCAAGCTGGTCGAGGGCTGCTTTGGCTGA
- the hemW gene encoding radical SAM family heme chaperone HemW, giving the protein MEDWRHGGFGLYIHWPFCAAKCPYCDFNSHVSATINQEDWLRAYLSELDRVASDTPDRILNSVYFGGGTPSLMEPGLVGAILETALAHWTPANDIEITLEANPSSVEAARFVGYRDAGVNRVSMGFQALNDRDLKALGRLHNVEQALGALDVARSTFDRVNFDLIYARQDQSLDDWRAELSRAISFEPDHLSLYQLTIEDGTAFGDRFSRGKLRGLPDEDLAADMYFLTQEITTAAGLPAYEVSNHARLGQESRHNLIYWMGGDYAGIGPGAHGRITRNGLRHETWTELGPAKWLQMVETGSGSAGETALSRKDHASEYLMMSLRTTRGTDFARYESILGKPLDSKEIATLKENGLVREEQGHLIATPGGRAVLNAVITALLPD; this is encoded by the coding sequence ATCGAGGATTGGCGGCACGGCGGCTTCGGCCTCTACATCCACTGGCCGTTCTGCGCCGCCAAATGCCCCTACTGCGACTTCAACAGCCATGTGTCCGCGACGATCAATCAGGAAGACTGGCTCCGCGCCTACCTTTCCGAACTTGACCGGGTCGCATCCGACACACCCGACCGGATCCTCAACAGCGTCTATTTCGGCGGCGGAACGCCTTCGTTGATGGAGCCGGGCCTCGTTGGCGCGATCCTCGAGACCGCTCTCGCCCACTGGACCCCGGCCAACGACATCGAGATCACGCTCGAAGCGAACCCCTCCTCGGTCGAGGCCGCGCGGTTCGTGGGTTACAGGGATGCGGGTGTCAATCGCGTGTCGATGGGGTTCCAGGCGCTCAACGACCGCGACCTGAAGGCCCTCGGACGCCTGCACAATGTCGAACAGGCGCTTGGCGCGCTGGACGTGGCCCGCAGCACCTTTGACCGCGTGAACTTCGACCTGATCTATGCACGTCAGGACCAATCCTTGGACGACTGGCGGGCCGAACTCAGCCGCGCGATCAGCTTCGAACCCGATCACCTGTCACTCTACCAGCTCACCATCGAGGACGGCACCGCTTTCGGAGATCGCTTCTCCCGTGGCAAACTGCGCGGTCTGCCAGACGAGGATCTCGCCGCCGACATGTATTTCCTGACGCAGGAGATCACGACAGCCGCCGGGCTTCCTGCCTACGAAGTGTCGAACCACGCGCGGCTCGGCCAGGAATCGCGGCACAACCTGATCTACTGGATGGGCGGTGACTACGCCGGGATCGGACCCGGTGCGCATGGCCGCATCACGCGAAACGGCCTGCGTCACGAAACCTGGACCGAACTTGGTCCCGCCAAATGGCTCCAGATGGTCGAAACAGGCTCCGGAAGTGCTGGCGAAACCGCGCTTTCTCGTAAAGACCACGCCTCGGAATACCTGATGATGTCGCTCAGGACGACGAGAGGAACGGATTTCGCTCGCTACGAATCGATCCTTGGTAAGCCTTTGGATTCAAAGGAAATCGCAACGCTAAAAGAGAATGGCCTCGTCCGCGAGGAACAAGGCCATCTGATTGCGACGCCCGGAGGCCGTGCCGTGCTCAACGCCGTGATCACGGCGCTCCTGCCGGACTAG